A DNA window from Drosophila biarmipes strain raj3 chromosome 2R, RU_DBia_V1.1, whole genome shotgun sequence contains the following coding sequences:
- the LOC108022227 gene encoding protein ORD, translated as MRLSIVRKKSSRLISALPNTKGRQRKFMERKLGSDQLKLTMSREAALNRNHKLKLVSLSINDCLGCESVTINFSTTDNVHIIIYDVFKDLPVEIPAVSPVGQAILLLCSLTYPDGESLSKVPLLRIGKGSVSMKFELHPMANGDVPQRSEDVVSDLDETPSTSKQAMERLKRRKERKATETALRILQSSVLKVAVKRRFDSFSSLDSVSYQLNGGRIETASIQDFHAKFFVRPEHSTNYLRNLYQECSGNWLKVIQSDGGGDAYSTFKDPDSPFETFVKLFDRQAVPPQDVVCKLVKTCIHVNEAVRLAERKFILEVFDQVRRIFEYITVNEYTVWFLVPCLNNKDQLRPMNIDDFDLTKVRTTIRAAGDTSNIYWAYTDHNIQDLLMVAFQLALATNANQSVLIISHLETLSDFISMQYVTASFMNDFYIEKHSDPKWICHRYLQRIVEMAMFLGTIVIIEYPSAFTLLQKGRRLIKCFQRKKKGTVGEVRWEVMDGVVQENESLECLKKAVVNKQETM; from the exons ATGAGACTATCGATAGTTCGCAAGAAGAGTTCCCGACTTATTTCAGCACTACCCAACACTAAAGGACGCCAAAGAAAGTTTATGGAAAGGAAGTTAGGATCGGATCAATTAAAGTTAACCATGTCCAGAGAAGCTGCGCTAAATAGGAACCACAAACTAAAACTTGTTTCG CTGAGTATCAACGATTGTTTGGGCTGCGAGTCAGTGACCATTAACTTTTCGACCACCGATAATGTGCATATTATCATCTACGATGTCTTCAAGGATCTGCCGGTGGAAATACCGGCTGTAAGTCCCGTGGGACAAGCCATTCTTCTGCTCTGCTCCCTTACCTATCCGGATGGGGAGAGTCTTTCCAAGGTGCCGCTGCTCAGAATTGGCAAGGGAAGCGTTTCCATGAAGTTCGAGCTGCACCCCATGGCAAATGGAGATGTCCCGCAGAGATCCGAGGATGTGGTAAGCGATCTGGATGAGACGCCCAGCACGTCGAAGCAGGCAATGGAGCGTTTGAAAAGGCGAAAGGAGCGCAAGGCCACGGAGACCGCTTTGAGGATCCTCCAGTCCAGTGTCCTCAAGGTGGCCGTGAAGCGCCGCTTCGATTCCTTCTCCTCGCTGGACTCCGTTTCCTATCAGTTGAATGGCGGCAGGATCGAAACCGCCAGCATCCAGGACTTCCACGCCAAGTTCTTTGTGCGCCCCGAACACTCCACCAATTATTTGAGGAATCTCTACCAAGAGTGCTCCGGCAACTGGCTGAAGGTCATCCAAAGCGATGGCGGTGGGGACGCCTACAGCACCTTCAA AGATCCAGACAGTCCCTTCGAGACCTTCGTCAAGCTATTCGATCGCCAGGCGGTGCCACCACAGGATGTGGTCTGCAAATTGGTCAAGACATGTATACATGTCAATGAGGCAGTGCGTCTGGCCGAGCGAAAGTTTATACTGGAGGTGTTTGACCAGGTGCGCCGCATATTCGAGTACATCACGGTTAACGAGTACACCGTATGGTTTCTGGTTCCTTGTCTGAACAATAAGGATCAACTCCGACCTATG AACATTGACGACTTTGATTTGACCAAAGTAAGGACCACCATTCGAGCCGCCGGCGATACTAGCAATATTTACTGGGCCTATACTGATCACAACATCCAGGACTTACTAATGGTGGCTTTTCAGCTGGCCCTTGCCACCAATGCCAACCAGTCGGTTCTGATTATCAGCCATTTGGAAACG CTCTCCGATTTTATATCCATGCAATATGTGACGGCCAGTTTTATGAATGACTTTTACATCGAAAAACACTCAGATCCT AAATGGATATGCCACCGCTATCTACAGCGCATCGTGGAGATGGCCATGTTTTTGGGCACCATCGTCATTATTGAGTATCCCAGTGCTTTTACACTGTTGCAAAAGGGTCGCCGGTTGATCAAGTGTTTTCAGCGAAAGAAGAAGGGTACTGTGGGTGAAGTGCGATGGGAGGTAATGGATGGTGTTGTCCAGGAGAACGAGTCTCTCGAATGCCTCAAGAAGGCCGTCGTCAACAAGCAGGAGACCATGTAG
- the LOC108022285 gene encoding protein cbp-1 — protein sequence MNFCSVPYEADYGMYADSKMKSVPQYPLSMSPGQGQGQSMAMQPLNPPQMNLQMQMPMSGASQMTSYPMQGMPLGMMPAGNQMTPMSTMTTQLPIGAVTPLSSMTMMPMMGNPMGAIDAPGINAVLPDLQPMTSMGQMGQPMQQYGQSGSTTQMHQGRLTGGGNGAGMAASCPSSPSHSGNWSSNPNSGQMMTNGNMWQYSQPIQSPQYPQQHHYQQQQNHHQQPQQVSRMKPSYDMAPSGMYRELRNGLNTPSMHENPKYGKGNQSFNCGKSVSKVPHWR from the exons atgaatttttgcTCAGTGCCCTACGAAGCTGATTACGGCATGTACGCGGACTCTAAG ATGAAAAGCGTGCCTCAATATCCGCTGAGCATGAGTCCTGGGCAGGGTCAAGGACAGTCGATGGCCATGCAGCCGCTGAACCCACCGCAGATGAAtctgcagatgcagatgcccATGTCGGGTGCCTCCCAGATGACCTCCTACCCCATGCAGGGTATGCctctgggcatgatgcccgCTGGAAACCAGATGACTCCCATGTCCACGATGACCACCCAGCTGCCCATTGGAGCCGTTACGCCCCTGAGCAGCATGACCATGATGCCCATGATGGGTAACCCTATGGGGGCCATCGACGCCCCCGGGATCAATGCAGTGCTGCCCGACCTGCAGCCCATGACCTCGATGGGACAGATGGGTCAGCCGATGCAGCAGTACGGTCAGTCTGGCTCCACCACCCAAATGCATCAAGGTCGCCTGACTGGCGGAGGTAATGGTGCTGGTATGGCTGCATCCTGTCCCTCGTCACCCTCGCATTCTGGTAACTGGAGCTCCAATCCCAACTCCGGTCAGATGATGACCAACGGCAACATGTGGCAGTACAGCCAACCCATCCAGAGCCCCCAGTATCCCCAACAGCACCAttaccaacagcagcagaatcACCACCAGCAACCGCAGCAGGTCAGCCGAATGAAGCCCTCCTACGACATGGCACCCTCTGGCATGTACCGGGAACTGCGAAATGGACTGAA CACACCATCCATGCACGAAAATCCCAAGTACGGCAAGGGCAATCAGTCATTCAATTGTG GAAAATCGGTTAGCAAGGTCCCCCATTGGCGTTGA
- the LOC108022363 gene encoding uncharacterized protein LOC108022363 — protein MRRKGAKNRKKVVVRLSGHQLEKKNVKKSGKKKPNKRHHVHYQCQCHTHPRPRIQASKGFHDNCCKYKIRPRPMRTNQCNLATQCPSRTIPLAASVPLLRHPVQRKVVRLPETVVMDMRNTEDARRLAVSYKNTLIRTILPVRDFENGGSLEELGQIDLRPRHAYRTGRKIPLPSDMDLCEDFYE, from the coding sequence ATGAGACGAAAAGGCGCCAAAAACAGGAAGAAAGTCGTAGTGCGCTTGAGTGGCCATCAACTtgagaaaaaaaatgtgaaaaagtCTGGCAAGAAGAAGCCCAACAAGAGGCACCACGTCCACTACCAGTGTCAGTGTCACACCCATCCCCGCCCAAGGATTCAAGCCTCGAAGGGTTTCCATGACAACTGTTGCAAGTACAAGATTCGTCCGCGACCCATGAGAACCAACCAGTGCAATCTGGCCACCCAGTGCCCCTCTCGCACGATCCCCCTCGCCGCCTCTGTGCCGCTCCTGCGGCATCCTGTCCAGCGGAAGGTGGTTCGCCTGCCGGAAACCGTGGTCATGGACATGCGGAATACAGAGGACGCCCGCCGACTGGCGGTCAGCTATAAGAATACCCTTATCCGAACTATTCTCCCAGTGCGGGACTTTGAAAACGGAGGGAGTCTGGAGGAACTTGGCCAAATAGATCTGAGACCACGGCATGCCTATCGAACAGGAAGGAAAATACCTTTACCCAGCGACATGGATCTCTGTGAGGACTTCTATGAGTAG
- the LOC108022318 gene encoding RNA polymerase-associated protein CTR9 homolog isoform X1: MAEENVSSLEEMQLHACIQTALNCHSNCQRETIARLLEAGIKKCTTPYESYEEDLVRANLMLAACYIHMAFKERGKVRKALGAKLVSIFKALEGYQGSRELSLHLITGYALMVSPSKAQEADNLFAGILGQKSNHILALIGRGCLAFDRKDYKESLGYFKSVLMADPQGPADVRVGIAHCFWRMGDLERAQRFFELALEQNKRCQNALLGMAILKLNQRDPRPYKKGVRLLNEAFKIDKQHPVILNILASYYYSIDDHQTVLTLAGNAMKLTDIPELLSHIYYQVARSHHATGEFEIASTYYKNALRLAPETFVLPQMGKAQMYLRVGEFEKAKICLEAFLQSLPNEPNALQLLGRIHLNEMSKEPRNELPEKDSSEARNSSGKMLKDVEKDIGQESKEATGESSRKRASSQQLDGNGWMVSKKKK, encoded by the exons ATGGCAGAAGAAAATGTTTCCAGTTTGGAGGAAATGCAACTGCATGCTTGCATTCAGACAGCG CTGAATTGCCACTCCAATTGTCAGAGGGAGACCATTGCAAGGCTGCTGGAGGCAGGCATTAAGAAGTGCACAACTCCATATGAGTCCTACGAAGAGGACCTGGTTAGGGCCAACCTCATGTTGGCGGCCTGTTACATCCACATGGCCTTCAAAGAGCGCGGCAAGGTGCGTAAGGCCCTAGGGGCCAAGCTGGTGAGCATTTTCAAGGCTCTAGAGGGCTACCAGGGATCCAGGGAACTTAGCCTCCACCTAATCACGGGCTACGCCCTGATGGTGTCACCCAGCAAGGCCCAAGAGGCAGATAACTTGTTTGCGGGAATTCTCGGGCAGAAATCGAACCACATACTGGCCCTGATTGGGCGTGGCTGCTTGGCTTTCGATCGCAAGGACTACAAGGAATCCTTGGGGTACTTCAAGAGTGTCCTGATGGCAGATCCTCAAGGACCCGCGGATGTTCGCGTGGGGATAGCCCACTGCTTTTGGAGGATGGGTGACCTGGAGAGGGCCCAGCGCTTCTTCGAGCTGGCTCTGGAGCAGAATAAACGCTGCCAGAATGCGCTGTTGGGCATGGCAATTCTGAAACTCAATCAACGCGACCCACGTCCCTATAAAAAGGGCGTACGTCTCCTTAACGAGGCCTTCAAAATTGATAAGCAGCATCCAGTTATTCTGAATATTCTGGCTTCTTACTACTACTCCATTGACGATCACCAAACGGTGCTGACATTGGCTGGAAACGCCATGAAGCTGACAGACATCCCGGAGCTGCTGTCCCACATTTACTACCAGGTGGCCAGGAGTCACCATGCCACTGGGGAGTTCGAAATCGCCAGTACATACTACAAGAATGCCCTGCGCCTCGCACCCGAGACCTTCGTGCTTCCCCAAATGGGGAAGGCCCAAATGTACCTGCGGGTAGGAGAATTCGAAAAAGCCAAGATTTGTCTGGAAGCATTCCTCCAGTCCCTGCCCAACGAGCCCAACGCGCTGCAGCTCTTGGGCCGAATTCATCTCAACGAAATGTCCAAGGAGCCGCGGAATGAACTACCCGAAAAGGATTCCAGTGAGGCCAGGAATAGTAGCGGGAAAATGCTGAAGGATGTCGAGAAGGACATAGGTCAGGAGTCCAAGGAGGCTACCGGCGAGAGCTCCCGCAAAAGAGCTTCAAGCCAGCAATTGGATGGAAATGGATGGATGGTGTCCAAGAAAAAGAAGTGA
- the LOC108022318 gene encoding RNA polymerase-associated protein CTR9 homolog isoform X2, whose translation MAEENVSSLEEMQLHACIQTARETIARLLEAGIKKCTTPYESYEEDLVRANLMLAACYIHMAFKERGKVRKALGAKLVSIFKALEGYQGSRELSLHLITGYALMVSPSKAQEADNLFAGILGQKSNHILALIGRGCLAFDRKDYKESLGYFKSVLMADPQGPADVRVGIAHCFWRMGDLERAQRFFELALEQNKRCQNALLGMAILKLNQRDPRPYKKGVRLLNEAFKIDKQHPVILNILASYYYSIDDHQTVLTLAGNAMKLTDIPELLSHIYYQVARSHHATGEFEIASTYYKNALRLAPETFVLPQMGKAQMYLRVGEFEKAKICLEAFLQSLPNEPNALQLLGRIHLNEMSKEPRNELPEKDSSEARNSSGKMLKDVEKDIGQESKEATGESSRKRASSQQLDGNGWMVSKKKK comes from the exons ATGGCAGAAGAAAATGTTTCCAGTTTGGAGGAAATGCAACTGCATGCTTGCATTCAGACAGCG AGGGAGACCATTGCAAGGCTGCTGGAGGCAGGCATTAAGAAGTGCACAACTCCATATGAGTCCTACGAAGAGGACCTGGTTAGGGCCAACCTCATGTTGGCGGCCTGTTACATCCACATGGCCTTCAAAGAGCGCGGCAAGGTGCGTAAGGCCCTAGGGGCCAAGCTGGTGAGCATTTTCAAGGCTCTAGAGGGCTACCAGGGATCCAGGGAACTTAGCCTCCACCTAATCACGGGCTACGCCCTGATGGTGTCACCCAGCAAGGCCCAAGAGGCAGATAACTTGTTTGCGGGAATTCTCGGGCAGAAATCGAACCACATACTGGCCCTGATTGGGCGTGGCTGCTTGGCTTTCGATCGCAAGGACTACAAGGAATCCTTGGGGTACTTCAAGAGTGTCCTGATGGCAGATCCTCAAGGACCCGCGGATGTTCGCGTGGGGATAGCCCACTGCTTTTGGAGGATGGGTGACCTGGAGAGGGCCCAGCGCTTCTTCGAGCTGGCTCTGGAGCAGAATAAACGCTGCCAGAATGCGCTGTTGGGCATGGCAATTCTGAAACTCAATCAACGCGACCCACGTCCCTATAAAAAGGGCGTACGTCTCCTTAACGAGGCCTTCAAAATTGATAAGCAGCATCCAGTTATTCTGAATATTCTGGCTTCTTACTACTACTCCATTGACGATCACCAAACGGTGCTGACATTGGCTGGAAACGCCATGAAGCTGACAGACATCCCGGAGCTGCTGTCCCACATTTACTACCAGGTGGCCAGGAGTCACCATGCCACTGGGGAGTTCGAAATCGCCAGTACATACTACAAGAATGCCCTGCGCCTCGCACCCGAGACCTTCGTGCTTCCCCAAATGGGGAAGGCCCAAATGTACCTGCGGGTAGGAGAATTCGAAAAAGCCAAGATTTGTCTGGAAGCATTCCTCCAGTCCCTGCCCAACGAGCCCAACGCGCTGCAGCTCTTGGGCCGAATTCATCTCAACGAAATGTCCAAGGAGCCGCGGAATGAACTACCCGAAAAGGATTCCAGTGAGGCCAGGAATAGTAGCGGGAAAATGCTGAAGGATGTCGAGAAGGACATAGGTCAGGAGTCCAAGGAGGCTACCGGCGAGAGCTCCCGCAAAAGAGCTTCAAGCCAGCAATTGGATGGAAATGGATGGATGGTGTCCAAGAAAAAGAAGTGA